In the genome of Leptospira noumeaensis, one region contains:
- a CDS encoding cytidylyltransferase domain-containing protein: MNILAFIPARGGSKGIPGKNLYQIAGNPLLFYTIDLAKKIDKSVIPFLSTDDIEIKAYGRSLGLNDDYLRPKDLASDSSATIDAVMHALEWIQKSSELQVDAVLLLQPTSPIRILSEVQNAIHRFKEKKMESLVSVTLMREHPFECIKSVEESWSFLEKPSEKVTGRQGYTGKYYFLDGSFYLASVDFLKNNKAFVVEGKTKLFESDLRYSIDIDELEDMKIAESILERKLKL; this comes from the coding sequence ATGAATATTTTAGCATTTATTCCGGCAAGAGGTGGTTCGAAGGGAATACCCGGAAAGAACCTATATCAAATAGCAGGGAACCCCTTACTTTTTTACACCATTGATCTTGCAAAAAAAATAGATAAAAGTGTCATTCCATTTTTATCAACGGATGATATCGAAATCAAAGCTTATGGAAGATCATTAGGGTTAAACGACGATTATCTTAGGCCAAAGGATTTAGCAAGTGATTCATCCGCTACGATTGATGCGGTGATGCATGCTTTAGAGTGGATTCAGAAATCAAGTGAGTTGCAAGTCGACGCAGTCTTACTATTACAACCTACGTCACCCATTCGAATTTTATCAGAAGTGCAGAACGCTATCCATAGGTTCAAAGAAAAAAAAATGGAAAGTCTTGTGAGTGTGACTCTCATGAGAGAACATCCATTTGAATGTATTAAGTCCGTTGAGGAATCCTGGTCTTTTTTAGAGAAACCTAGTGAAAAAGTTACGGGAAGACAGGGTTATACAGGAAAGTATTACTTTCTGGATGGTTCTTTTTACTTAGCTTCAGTTGATTTTTTGAAAAACAATAAGGCTTTTGTAGTGGAAGGAAAAACCAAACTGTTTGAATCAGATTTACGTTATTCGATAGATATTGATGAATTAGAAGATATGAAAATTGCCGAAAGCATTTTAGAAAGGAAACTAAAACTATGA
- a CDS encoding LegC family aminotransferase — protein MIKSFLDLVRDHYNSADDFIPLHAPVFRGNEINYVTETIRSTFVSSVGAYVDQFEVMMKSITGAKYAIATVNGTAALHIALHSLGVSSGDEVITQALSFVATANAIRYTGADPVFLDVDLDSMSLSPSALLLFLESECEFKDQIVTNRQTGKRIKAIVPMHTFGNPGRIEEICKIAEKFRLDVVEDSAESLGSYVNGKHTGSFGRLGVFSFNGNKTVTCGGGGAVVTDDEILGKRLKHITTTAKVPHPWEYSHDELGFNYRLPNLNAALACAQLEQLDVFLKEKRSLSLKYIQFFENTEITFKKEIKNSVSNYWLNTIEFQSKSDRDKFLAETNGAKVMTRPSWNPLNTLPMYQNCFSDSLKNTNHIADRLVNIPSGVKWKE, from the coding sequence ATGATAAAATCTTTTTTAGATCTAGTCAGAGATCATTACAATTCAGCTGATGATTTCATTCCGCTCCATGCACCTGTATTTCGCGGGAATGAAATCAATTATGTGACTGAAACCATTAGGTCCACCTTTGTATCATCCGTTGGTGCCTATGTAGACCAATTTGAAGTGATGATGAAATCTATCACTGGCGCTAAATATGCCATTGCAACAGTAAATGGAACAGCCGCACTTCATATTGCTCTTCATAGTTTAGGAGTCAGTTCGGGGGATGAGGTTATTACGCAAGCATTGAGTTTTGTTGCAACTGCAAATGCCATAAGGTATACAGGTGCTGATCCTGTTTTTCTTGATGTTGATTTAGATTCCATGAGCCTTTCACCAAGTGCGTTGTTATTGTTTTTGGAATCTGAGTGCGAATTTAAAGACCAAATTGTTACGAACAGACAAACAGGAAAACGAATCAAAGCCATTGTTCCTATGCATACATTTGGAAATCCTGGTAGGATCGAAGAAATTTGTAAAATAGCAGAAAAGTTCCGATTAGATGTTGTTGAAGACTCTGCAGAATCTCTGGGAAGTTATGTGAATGGTAAACATACTGGATCTTTCGGTCGTTTAGGTGTATTCAGTTTTAATGGCAATAAAACCGTAACTTGTGGTGGCGGTGGTGCTGTGGTTACAGATGACGAAATTTTAGGAAAAAGATTAAAACATATTACCACAACTGCAAAAGTTCCCCATCCTTGGGAATATTCTCACGATGAATTGGGATTCAATTATAGGTTGCCCAATCTAAATGCTGCACTTGCTTGTGCACAGTTGGAGCAGCTTGATGTTTTTTTAAAAGAGAAAAGAAGCCTTTCTTTGAAGTATATTCAGTTTTTTGAAAATACTGAGATAACTTTCAAAAAAGAAATAAAAAATTCGGTTTCGAACTACTGGTTAAATACAATTGAATTTCAATCAAAATCAGATAGAGACAAGTTCCTGGCTGAAACCAATGGGGCAAAGGTTATGACACGTCCCTCCTGGAATCCACTGAACACATTACCCATGTACCAAAACTGTTTTTCTGATTCGTTAAAAAATACTAATCACATTGCAGATCGCTTAGTGAATATTCCTAGTGGAGTGAAATGGAAGGAATAA
- a CDS encoding NAD-dependent epimerase/dehydratase family protein, with translation MKNILLIGGAGYVGSVITDFLLRNGYKVTCFDGFLYENQRTVLPYILNENYKFICGDLCDEDAVKKALVGIDSVVLLAGLVGDPITKKYPDLSKKINDDGILNLFQIMNGKGIERLIFISTCSNYGLIKNDELADENFELSPLSLYAKAKVAAEKELLSEKNNFDFSTVVLRFATAFGLSPRMRFDLTVSEFTKDLILGKELLVYDAHTWRPYCHVKDFARLIDIVLKSPKEKTHKEVFNAGGEINNFTKQGILDIILKYLPNSKVSFKEHGSDPRNYKVNFSKVKSVLGFEPKYTVEDGVKELIEAFQLNLFKNLEQDINFHGNYTINYP, from the coding sequence ATGAAAAATATACTGTTAATTGGTGGAGCAGGGTACGTTGGATCAGTGATTACTGATTTTTTACTTAGAAATGGCTATAAGGTTACTTGTTTTGACGGATTTTTGTATGAGAACCAAAGAACTGTACTTCCTTACATTTTGAATGAAAACTACAAATTTATTTGTGGTGATCTCTGTGACGAAGATGCAGTGAAGAAAGCGCTAGTTGGAATTGATTCGGTTGTTTTACTTGCCGGATTAGTTGGTGATCCAATTACAAAAAAATACCCCGATTTATCTAAAAAGATAAATGATGATGGGATATTGAATCTTTTCCAAATAATGAATGGAAAGGGAATTGAAAGACTTATTTTCATTTCAACTTGTTCTAATTATGGACTGATTAAAAACGACGAGCTTGCTGACGAAAACTTTGAACTATCTCCGCTTTCATTGTATGCAAAAGCGAAAGTTGCAGCTGAGAAAGAACTATTAAGTGAGAAAAATAATTTTGATTTTTCTACTGTAGTTTTACGATTTGCAACTGCATTTGGATTATCTCCAAGAATGAGATTTGATCTTACCGTTAGTGAATTTACTAAAGATTTAATTTTAGGAAAAGAATTACTTGTGTATGATGCTCATACATGGAGACCTTATTGCCATGTAAAAGATTTCGCAAGATTAATTGACATCGTTCTGAAATCCCCTAAAGAAAAAACTCATAAAGAAGTTTTTAATGCAGGTGGCGAAATCAATAATTTTACAAAACAAGGAATTTTGGATATAATCTTAAAATACTTACCCAATTCAAAAGTTAGTTTTAAAGAACATGGTAGTGATCCTCGTAATTATAAAGTTAATTTTTCAAAAGTGAAGTCAGTTCTCGGTTTTGAACCTAAATACACAGTGGAAGATGGGGTAAAAGAATTAATTGAAGCATTTCAATTGAACCTTTTTAAAAATTTAGAACAAGATATCAACTTTCATGGGAATTATACAATAAACTATCCATGA
- a CDS encoding NeuD/PglB/VioB family sugar acetyltransferase, with translation MEGIILIGGGGHCKSVIEVIRKEAKFEILGIVDSNLPVGHLVLDVKVLGNDSDLSELSKKCKNFHITVGQIQSNVVRKKIANELIALGAELPNIISSSAIVSSYSKLGQGITVMHQATIQADAMIGDFCIINDHALIEHEVHIGKFSHIATGAIVNGNVEIGENVFIGSGAVIVQGTKIPDGTFIKANQLVK, from the coding sequence ATGGAAGGAATAATACTGATCGGAGGAGGCGGCCACTGCAAATCAGTGATTGAAGTCATTCGAAAAGAAGCTAAGTTTGAAATTTTAGGAATTGTTGATTCCAATTTACCAGTCGGTCACTTGGTTTTGGATGTGAAAGTATTGGGTAATGATTCCGATTTAAGTGAATTATCTAAAAAATGCAAAAACTTCCATATAACAGTGGGCCAAATCCAATCAAACGTAGTTCGTAAAAAAATAGCCAATGAATTAATTGCATTGGGCGCAGAACTCCCTAACATTATCTCTTCAAGTGCTATCGTTTCCTCCTATTCAAAGTTAGGTCAAGGAATCACTGTTATGCACCAGGCTACTATCCAAGCAGATGCTATGATAGGTGATTTCTGTATTATCAATGATCATGCACTCATTGAACATGAAGTTCATATAGGTAAGTTTTCTCATATTGCCACTGGGGCAATTGTCAATGGAAATGTTGAAATCGGAGAGAACGTCTTTATCGGAAGTGGAGCAGTCATTGTTCAAGGTACGAAAATTCCGGATGGAACTTTTATAAAAGCAAACCAGTTAGTCAAATGA